One genomic window of Arachis stenosperma cultivar V10309 chromosome 10, arast.V10309.gnm1.PFL2, whole genome shotgun sequence includes the following:
- the LOC130956786 gene encoding uncharacterized protein LOC130956786 has protein sequence MNNSEFTVAETTMTRSFSLGSYRVFLTNQTSDCGYFQALHYPCRHALACYAYARLSWSTYVHEVYRLSSVFDLYRMGFTPPIPERFWPPYDGLRVIPDPTKRRVFEGHPKTTKIQITIDESEPNKAKICGLCRQPGHTRRRCSQGGVTIGSASANNV, from the coding sequence ATGAACAATTCTGAGTTCACTGTAGCTGAGACCACTATGACTAGGAGCTTCTCACTTGGCTCTTATAGAGTGTTCCTGACGAATCAAACCAGTGATTGCGGCTATTTCCAAGCACTTCATTATCCATGTCGGCATGCCTTAGCATGCTATGCATATGCACGTCTGAGTTGGTCCACCTATGTCCATGAGGTATATCGCCTTAGCTCGGTATTCGATCTCTATCGGATGGGATTCACACCTCCAATCCCTGAGAGGTTTTGGCCACCATATGATGGTCTAAGAGTCATACCTGATCCTACCAAGAGACGTGTGTTTGAAGGGCATCCCAAGACTACTAAAATCCAAATTACCATAGACGAGTCTGAGCCAAACAAGGCCAAGATATGTGGGCTTTGCAGACAGCCTGGCCACACTCGTAGGAGGTGTTCACAGGGAGGAGTCACCATTGGTTCTGCATCCGCCAATAATGTGTAG